GCTGTCTTCCTGCTGAAGATTGGCAGCGTGACCATGACCTTCACAGCCTCTGTGGGTAGCCTCCTGCTGACCGCCATTGACCGATACCTCTGCCTGCGCTACCCACCTTCCTACAAAGCTCTGCTCACCCGCGGGAGGGCACTAGTGACACTGGGCATCATGTGGGTCCTTTCAGCACTAGTCTCCTACCTGCCCTTCATGGGATGGACTTGCTGTCCCAGGCCCTGCTCTGAGCTTTTCCCACTGATCCCCAATGACTACCTGCTGAGTTGGCTCCTGTTCATCGCCTTCCTCTTTTCTGGAATCATCTACACCTATGGGCATGTTCTCTGGAAGGCCCATCAGCATGTAGCCAGCTTGTCTGGCCACCAGGACAGGCAGGTGCCAGGAATGGCCCGAATGAGGCTGGACGTGAGGTTGGCCAAGACCCTGGGGCTGGTGCTGGCTGTGCTCCTCATCTGTTGGTTCCCAGTGCTGGCCCTCATGGCCCACAGCCTGGCCACTACGCTCAGTGACCAGGTCAAGAAGGCCTTTGCCTTCTGCTCCATGCTGTGCCTCGTCAACTCCATGGTCAACCCTGTCATCTATGCTCTGCGGAGTGGGGAGATCCGCTCCTCTGCCCATCACTGCCTGGCTCGCTGGAAGAAGTGTGTGAGGGGCCTTGGGTCGGAGGCAAAAGAAGAAGCCCCAAGGTCCTCAGTCACCGAGACAGAGGCTGATGGGAAAATCACTCCGTGGCCAGATTCCAGAGATCTAGACCTCTCCGATTGCTGATGAGGCCTCTTCCCAATTTAAACAACTCAAGTCAGAAATCAATTCACTCcttggaggagagagaggggtCTTGGCACTCTCTTCTTACTTAAACCAGTACCAGGCACCTAGACACGGACCCCTTTTTGCTGATGAGTGTTGGGACCGACTCCTGGAAGACAGCCTGGGCTTGCCCACCTGCAAACAGTCTGTTGGATAGGTAGGGCCCATGAGGAGAAGCCAAGTGGGCAAGATGCAAAGGGCCTAGTACAGGCTCAGTTTGACAAGTCAGGTCAGGCTTCATGCCTGCATCCTCCATAGACCACAGGAGCCAAAGCAAGCCTCCAGGCCCAGCAATGAGGGACTTGGGAGAAATCTGAGAAGAATGGGTTGCTCTCTTGGGAAGTCAGGGTATCAGATGGAATGGACATCCAGGTCCTCTCCCTGCCTAATTATCAAGGCCTCCTTGGTTCTGGAGCTATGAAAGGCCCCACTTTCAGGTCACCCTTGCCACTGAGGACCCAGAACTATGCTATGATGAGGATTAAGGTGTTGACTTGCCTCTTTCAGAGATAAATGACAAGCCTTCAGTTTGGGGCATCCTGTTGTTTGGGCGAGGACTCTCTCTGATATTCTGATAATCCCCACCTGTAACCTCAGGTCCCTGGAAATACAGAGGAAGCTGGGATCGCTTGAGACACAAAAATCTTTGGAGAATTTTCTTGACCCTCTGAAGTCCTTCCAGCAGCAGTCCTGGTGGTGCTGCTGGAAGCAAGCAATGTCCTAGTCTAACCTAACTcgaagaaaaaggaagatattCACAAAGATTGTATAAATCCCCAAACTGTTCCCCCATCTGCCCCCAATTCAGCTCCCTTGCCTCCTCCACACCCCTATTACATATAATAAGCAGAGCAAGTGGGAGGAGGGGAAATGCCCTTCCTATATGCCAGGTATGGGGCTGATATTTCAGTCCATTGACCCCAGCTAGAATATAGCTCCTTGCTTTTAAAGATctcaggggccaggcatggtagctcatgcctgtaatcccagtactttgggaggccaaggcaggtggatcacctgaggtcaggagtttgagaccagcctgaccaatatggtgaaaccctgtctctactaaaaatacaaaaattagcagggcatggtggcgggcacctgtagtcccagatactcaggaggctgagacaggagaattgcttgaaccctggaggcagaggctgcagtgagccgagattgtgccactgcctccagcctgggtgacagaatgagactctgtcttaaaaaaaataaaataaaatagatcccAGGGTACCCATTTTTCATATGAGGGAGGCTGGGTTCCTCCCAGAGGAGCCTAAAACAGCCAACAAAAGAAATTGTTGGCGGCAGGAGGATTGCAGAGGAATTCTAATGCAATTATTTGGGACcacaaatggaataaaatgaaagatattGGTTAAACATGTCTTCGTTTAATACTTTCAAGACAAAATATCCACTagccattcacttattcattcatctcaTAAACATGAGCCAGGCTCTGTGTAGGGTCCTGAGTACCTAGCCATAAATGAGACCATGCCCCTGTCTCATGGGGCTTACAGTCTATATCCTGCTTGCAAGACATCCAATaagtcaataaagaaaataattacaggtGGTACAACAAAGGAAATATGCAGGGTCATGTAATAGGAACAGAGttaactcaataaatggtagGGTAGACCTACCATGTGCTCTGGTCATACAAGCCGGCTCACTTTTATTGAGCCTTTACTATGGGCCAGGCAGGGGGCTAagtgtttttaaatgtcttatttcACTTCATCTTTCCCAACAACCTAATAAGAAGGTCTtagttatcttcattttacagatgtggcaACGTCAAAGATGCAAAGTCACTTGTCTAAGGTCACCCTGCTAAGTACCAGAGCTGAGGTCTCCAACCTAGTTCTGTTTGACTTCAAAGCCTGCCCTCTTAACCACTAACCTTTTGGCCTAGTTCAGTCAAATTCTGCTTGATTATTGCTCATTAGGGATAATATTAGCTATCTGTAGCATCAGATTGCTGCAAAGTTAACTCATCGTAGATTCTTAATATACTCCATTTTATTAAATGGCCCTGTATTAATCTCCTGTAATAAATTTCTACAAATCCGGTGGCTTAACAATAGAAATTTACtctctcataattctggaggccagaagtcaaaATCAAGGTGTGGCAGGGCTCTGCACCCTCCAAAAGTTTAAGGGGAGAACTATTCCTTGACTCTTTCAACTTCTGGTGGTCCCtgtcattccttggcttgtggaaaCATCACTCCTACCTCCGCCTCTGTCTTCATATggcctttcctctttcctctgtgtctcttggtgtctttttttttttttttttttttgagacagagtctcattctgttgcccaggcaggagtgcggtggcatgatcttggctcactgcaacctccgtctctcaggttcaaatgattctcctgcctcagcctcccaaatagctgggactacaggcacctgccaccacactcggctaatttttgtatttttagtagagatggggtttcactatcttgcccaggctggtcttgaactcctgacctcaagtgatccgcccaccttggcctcccaaagtgctgggattacagacgtgagccaccgtacccagcctggTGTCTTTTAAGAACACCAATCACTGGATTTAGGCCCACCCTAATCTAGTATGAGTTCATCTTAATTTAACTAATTATATCTAtagagaccctgtttccaaataacgtcacattcacaga
This portion of the Pongo abelii isolate AG06213 chromosome 1, NHGRI_mPonAbe1-v2.0_pri, whole genome shotgun sequence genome encodes:
- the CNR2 gene encoding cannabinoid receptor 2, which translates into the protein MEECWVTEIANGSKDGLDSNPMKDYMILSDPQKTAVAVLCTLLGLLSALENMAVLSLILSSHRLRRKPSYLFIGSLAGADFLASVVFACSFVNFHVFHGMDSKAVFLLKIGSVTMTFTASVGSLLLTAIDRYLCLRYPPSYKALLTRGRALVTLGIMWVLSALVSYLPFMGWTCCPRPCSELFPLIPNDYLLSWLLFIAFLFSGIIYTYGHVLWKAHQHVASLSGHQDRQVPGMARMRLDVRLAKTLGLVLAVLLICWFPVLALMAHSLATTLSDQVKKAFAFCSMLCLVNSMVNPVIYALRSGEIRSSAHHCLARWKKCVRGLGSEAKEEAPRSSVTETEADGKITPWPDSRDLDLSDC